The Primulina huaijiensis isolate GDHJ02 chromosome 18, ASM1229523v2, whole genome shotgun sequence DNA window ATCCCTTCTATGTGCAAGAAGAGGCACCAGTGAATCAAGTGGGAGTCCAAAACCGTCCAAGGAAAGATCCGTACTCGAACACATATAATCCTAGATGGAGGCAACATcccaacttctcatggggtggTCAAAACAGTCAAAATCGACCACAGGGAGGACAACCTTATGGGAAACAACCGATGTACAGATTTGACCCTCCTAGAGAAGAAAAGTCCAATTTGGAGCAGATGATGTCTAAGTTCATCTCAGCCACCAAGACTAGACTCCAAAACCAATATGCATCGATAAAGGGGCTAGAGAGTCAAATTGGACAGTTAGCTAAGATTATAGCAAGTAGAGAGCCGGGCACCTTGCCAAGTAACACAGAGACCAATCCAAAAGAGAAAGTGAAGGCCATCGAGTTGAAGAGTGAGAAAATTTTAGAGTCTAGATGGAAGGAAAAAAGTCAAATACTAGATGAACAGCTTGAGACATCCAaaggtaagtcttctaactctACACCAGCACCCACTGCACAATCAAAGATTGTTGTACCTCATCATTTCCCTGCAGCATTGAAAAAAGCAAAAATTGATGCGCAATTCGGTAAGTTtcttgagatatttaaaaaattgcatatcaataTTCCTTTTGCTGATActttgatgcaaatgcctagttatgctaaatttttgaaggaCATCTTAGCAAACAAGAGAAAATTGAAAGATCACATGACGGTAAATCTAACTGAAAATTGCTCTGCTTTGGTGCAAAACAAAATCCCACCGAAACATAAAGACccagggagtttttctattccttgcatgattggtgatgttTTTCATAAAGCTTTGTGTGATATTGGTGCGAGTATTAATCTAATGCCTTTATCTGTATTCAGGAAACTCGGATTAGGAGAGCCTAAGCCAACCAAGATGTCCTTGCAACTGCAGACAGATCTATCAAATACCCGCGAGGAGTCATAGAGGACGTCCTCGTAAAGTGGACAAATTTAAATTTCCTGCAGATTTTGTAGTACTTGACATGGAGAAAGACATGGAGATGCCCTTGATTTTAGGGAGACCATTCCTTGCGACTGGCAAGGCCCCGATTGATGTTCAAGAAGGGAAGTTGAGATTGAGAGTGGGC harbors:
- the LOC140963977 gene encoding uncharacterized protein is translated as MGGTAMRLQEIFCDKCGGEHFVKDCQEGNPFYVQEEAPVNQVGVQNRPRKDPYSNTYNPRWRQHPNFSWGGQNSQNRPQGGQPYGKQPMYRFDPPREEKSNLEQMMSKFISATKTRLQNQYASIKGLESQIGQLAKIIASREPGTLPSNTETNPKEKVKAIELKSEKILESRWKEKSQILDEQLETSKGKSSNSTPAPTAQSKIVVPHHFPAALKKAKIDAQFGKFLEIFKKLHINIPFADTLMQMPSYAKFLKDILANKRKLKDHMTVNLTENCSALVQNKIPPKHKDPGSFSIPCMIGDVFHKALCDIGASINLMPLSVFRKLGLGEPKPTKMSLQLQTDLSNTREES